One region of Syntrophorhabdaceae bacterium genomic DNA includes:
- a CDS encoding BtrH N-terminal domain-containing protein: MSNPSGTAFIHRQSAHCESGSTSNLFSNHGVNISEALAFGIGAGLFFGYFPFIKVHGLPLITFRNAPGRIIKNTARRLKVRFQCSKFKDPEKAMDSLDAILGKGIPVGLQAGIYWLPYFPDALRFHFNAHTLIAYGRKGNDYLISDPVFDEPVVCSRDDLMKARFSEGALAPKGKMYYLSGIPGEIDLPRAVREGIKETCRMMVKTPFPLIGVRGIRLFAKKVRGWPVKYGRRKAVLHLGHAIRMQEEIGTGGGGFRLMYAAFLQEAAGIMDNKGLLDISRRMTDAGDKWREFALFGARICKERSTDGDNFDRLADILHDCGNREQTLFKDLQEVLR; encoded by the coding sequence ATGTCGAACCCATCAGGAACAGCATTTATTCACCGCCAGTCGGCCCACTGCGAAAGCGGCTCCACGTCCAACCTCTTCTCGAATCATGGCGTGAACATCTCTGAAGCACTTGCCTTCGGCATCGGCGCCGGCCTGTTCTTCGGGTACTTTCCTTTCATTAAAGTTCATGGTCTCCCGCTCATTACGTTCCGGAACGCGCCTGGAAGGATTATCAAGAATACCGCGAGACGGCTGAAGGTCCGCTTCCAGTGCTCCAAATTCAAGGATCCTGAGAAGGCAATGGATTCCCTCGACGCGATCCTCGGCAAGGGTATTCCCGTGGGTCTCCAGGCGGGCATCTATTGGCTTCCCTACTTTCCCGATGCCTTAAGGTTTCATTTCAATGCCCACACCCTCATCGCATACGGCAGGAAAGGGAATGACTACCTCATCAGCGATCCTGTATTTGACGAGCCGGTCGTCTGTTCCAGGGACGACCTCATGAAGGCCCGATTTTCCGAAGGCGCGCTTGCCCCAAAAGGCAAAATGTATTATCTCTCGGGAATTCCCGGAGAGATCGACTTGCCCCGGGCCGTGAGGGAAGGGATCAAGGAAACCTGCCGGATGATGGTCAAAACACCATTCCCTCTCATCGGCGTGAGAGGGATCAGGCTTTTCGCCAAAAAAGTAAGAGGGTGGCCGGTAAAATATGGAAGGCGGAAGGCCGTGCTCCATCTGGGCCACGCGATCAGGATGCAGGAGGAAATCGGCACAGGCGGAGGTGGATTTCGCCTCATGTATGCCGCTTTCCTTCAGGAAGCTGCAGGCATCATGGACAATAAAGGCCTCTTGGACATTTCCCGCAGAATGACGGATGCGGGGGATAAATGGAGGGAATTCGCCCTCTTCGGGGCACGAATCTGCAAGGAGAGGTCGACGGACGGAGACAATTTCGATCGCCTGGCCGATATTCTCCACGATTGCGGGAACAGGGAGCAGACCCTCTTCAAAGACTTGCAGGAAGTGCTCCGTTGA
- a CDS encoding ABC transporter permease, whose protein sequence is MLKLLSSVAKELTLLGRDFAGLLVLFVMPVVLVIVVTLVQENVLKSMVTKTEVLFINMDGQFVGRGIEEALLRSGAVKIVSEIQGKALSVETAKKAVGKGDFPLCIVIPEGTTAAFRKRIRESGKDSFSVGDDKTKSVAGAPGETPLLFVYFDPTLKETFRMGVKSTLEKVILGMEAGEKLKVLSELLPKEMETATRKAMGAMWSEEYRNAIPQVHFNWDNRPIVAIKEEIAGYGGTAKIPTTVQQNVPAWTLFGMFFIVVPLGAALIRERQDGMLARLLTMPISYLTIISGKVFAYVIICMVQFFFIMGVGKVLLPILGAPALEVGSSYAALILIALCASLAASGYGILLGTVARTYEQASTFGAVSVVIAAALGGVMVPVYVMPKIMQTIGLFSPLSWGLTAFLTVFVRGGGIGSILPELMSMFLFFVLTILVAWFYMFKRGRLHIH, encoded by the coding sequence ATGTTGAAACTACTCTCTTCCGTAGCAAAGGAGCTTACCCTCCTGGGGCGCGATTTTGCCGGGCTTCTCGTGCTCTTTGTCATGCCCGTCGTGCTCGTCATCGTGGTGACCCTTGTCCAGGAGAACGTGCTTAAATCCATGGTGACAAAGACGGAGGTTCTTTTCATAAACATGGACGGGCAATTTGTGGGCCGGGGCATAGAAGAAGCGTTACTCCGGTCCGGGGCGGTGAAAATTGTATCGGAGATCCAGGGTAAAGCATTGAGCGTGGAGACCGCAAAAAAAGCGGTTGGGAAGGGAGATTTCCCGCTTTGCATCGTGATCCCCGAAGGGACGACCGCCGCTTTCAGGAAAAGGATAAGAGAGAGCGGAAAAGATTCCTTCTCTGTGGGGGATGACAAAACTAAATCGGTAGCCGGGGCGCCGGGGGAGACCCCTCTCCTCTTCGTTTATTTCGATCCGACTCTAAAGGAGACTTTCAGGATGGGGGTCAAGAGTACCCTGGAGAAGGTAATCCTGGGTATGGAAGCCGGCGAAAAACTGAAGGTTTTATCCGAGCTCCTCCCGAAAGAGATGGAGACGGCGACCCGAAAAGCCATGGGCGCCATGTGGTCGGAAGAGTACAGGAACGCGATCCCTCAGGTCCATTTCAATTGGGACAACAGGCCGATTGTCGCGATTAAAGAGGAGATTGCAGGTTATGGCGGCACCGCGAAGATCCCTACTACCGTGCAACAAAACGTACCGGCATGGACACTTTTCGGCATGTTCTTTATAGTGGTCCCCCTCGGGGCTGCCTTAATAAGGGAGCGGCAGGACGGGATGCTGGCCCGCCTTCTCACCATGCCCATATCGTACCTGACTATTATATCCGGCAAGGTCTTCGCATACGTCATTATCTGTATGGTGCAGTTTTTCTTCATCATGGGAGTCGGAAAGGTGTTGCTCCCAATTCTTGGGGCCCCTGCCCTGGAGGTGGGATCCTCCTATGCCGCGCTCATCCTCATTGCCCTGTGCGCTTCGCTGGCCGCGTCCGGATATGGCATCCTCCTGGGCACGGTGGCAAGGACATACGAGCAGGCCTCGACCTTCGGCGCCGTCTCCGTGGTAATCGCCGCAGCCCTTGGGGGTGTCATGGTGCCGGTCTATGTGATGCCGAAAATAATGCAAACCATTGGCCTCTTTTCCCCTCTTTCCTGGGGCCTCACTGCATTTTTGACTGTTTTTGTCCGCGGTGGAGGCATAGGGTCGATACTCCCCGAGCTTATGTCGATGTTTCTCTTTTTTGTGCTCACAATTCTCGTCGCATGGTTTTATATGTTCAAGCGAGGAAGACTCCACATTCATTAA
- a CDS encoding ABC transporter ATP-binding protein — protein MTEGVTSGGIILEARSLAKTYRGASRPALNGVDISIREGTVFGLLGPNGAGKTTAISIMTTLLQPTGGTVTVCGIDIVRYPTQVRKLIGYVPQEVALYQNLTARENLRFFGRMYGLRGKDLETRVCDALELVGLEETADQRVFTYSGGMKRRANLAAGVLQKPKLLFLDEPTVGIDPQSRNLILERLTFLKDKITMVYTTHYMEEAEQLCTYVAIMDAGSIIAEGPPGELVRRVAGCSNLETLFISLTGKQLRD, from the coding sequence TTGACGGAAGGGGTGACTTCCGGAGGAATAATCCTCGAAGCGCGCTCCCTTGCCAAGACTTACCGGGGCGCGTCCCGGCCGGCTTTGAACGGGGTCGATATCTCGATCAGGGAAGGCACGGTCTTCGGCCTCCTCGGTCCGAACGGGGCAGGTAAAACAACCGCCATCTCCATTATGACCACCTTGCTCCAACCGACCGGCGGGACTGTCACCGTCTGCGGAATAGACATAGTCAGGTATCCCACACAGGTGAGAAAGCTCATCGGTTACGTTCCCCAGGAGGTTGCCCTTTATCAGAACCTCACCGCCCGCGAAAATCTCCGGTTTTTTGGCCGCATGTACGGATTACGGGGCAAGGACCTTGAAACGAGGGTATGCGATGCTCTGGAGCTGGTCGGTCTCGAAGAGACCGCCGATCAGCGCGTCTTCACTTATTCGGGCGGAATGAAGCGCCGGGCCAACCTCGCGGCGGGCGTTCTCCAAAAACCGAAGCTTCTTTTTCTTGACGAACCGACCGTCGGGATCGACCCTCAATCGCGCAATTTGATTCTCGAGAGGCTTACCTTTCTGAAAGACAAAATCACAATGGTCTATACCACGCACTACATGGAGGAAGCGGAGCAGCTCTGCACTTATGTGGCGATAATGGATGCAGGCTCTATCATTGCGGAAGGACCTCCGGGAGAGCTTGTTCGCCGGGTTGCCGGGTGCTCGAACCTGGAGACCCTGTTCATAAGCCTCACGGGAAAACAACTGAGGGATTGA